One genomic segment of Arthrobacter sp. JZ12 includes these proteins:
- a CDS encoding metal ABC transporter solute-binding protein, Zn/Mn family, with product MRIKSARTTTALAAAAIFPLALAGCGQQAQGSADSGAEGIQVVTSTNVYGDIVTAVGGEHVEVTSIVNSLSQDPHSYEATVQDKLAVSKADLIVENGGGYDPFLHSLADEVDLDHEFIVSAVDVAGVIPEEESHGEDAHAEESHGEDANAEESHDEAHGHEGHDHGAFNEHVWYKLDAMADLAGVVGEKLAALDPENAETYESNAASFAGELDELLERAESLTAVADGQAVAATEPVPAYLLEAAGLENRTPADYTEAIEEGADVPVAALKEMKELVQGGSVALLAYNEQTEGPQTQAVRSAADAASVPVVNFTETLPDGEDYVSWMSANLDNIADVLNS from the coding sequence ATGCGCATCAAATCCGCGCGCACGACGACGGCACTGGCTGCCGCTGCCATCTTCCCCCTCGCGCTGGCCGGCTGCGGCCAGCAGGCCCAGGGCTCCGCTGACAGCGGCGCTGAAGGAATCCAGGTGGTCACCTCCACGAACGTCTACGGCGACATTGTCACTGCGGTCGGCGGTGAGCACGTGGAAGTAACGTCGATCGTCAACAGCCTGAGCCAGGACCCCCATTCCTATGAGGCCACTGTTCAGGACAAGCTCGCCGTGTCCAAGGCGGACCTTATCGTGGAGAACGGGGGCGGCTACGATCCCTTCCTCCATTCCCTCGCCGACGAGGTGGACCTGGACCACGAATTCATCGTGAGTGCGGTGGACGTCGCGGGAGTCATTCCGGAGGAGGAGTCCCACGGGGAGGACGCCCATGCTGAGGAGTCCCACGGGGAGGACGCCAATGCGGAGGAGTCCCACGACGAAGCACACGGCCACGAGGGCCACGACCACGGCGCCTTCAACGAACATGTCTGGTACAAGCTCGACGCCATGGCCGACCTGGCGGGCGTAGTCGGCGAAAAGCTTGCGGCGCTGGACCCGGAGAACGCCGAAACCTACGAGAGCAACGCGGCCTCCTTCGCCGGGGAACTTGATGAACTGCTGGAGCGGGCGGAATCCCTGACAGCTGTTGCGGACGGGCAGGCTGTTGCGGCAACCGAGCCGGTGCCCGCCTACCTGCTGGAGGCGGCAGGCCTTGAGAACCGGACGCCGGCGGATTATACGGAAGCGATCGAGGAGGGCGCGGACGTGCCCGTGGCTGCGCTGAAGGAAATGAAGGAACTGGTGCAGGGCGGCTCGGTCGCACTCCTTGCCTACAACGAGCAGACGGAGGGCCCACAGACCCAGGCCGTCCGGAGTGCAGCGGATGCCGCATCGGTGCCGGTGGTGAACTTCACCGAGACGCTGCCGGACGGCGAGGACTACGTCTCATGGATGAGTGCCAACCTCGATAACATCGCCGATGTCCTGAACTCCTGA
- a CDS encoding nitroreductase family protein — translation MEFLDVVFNRKTTNGPFLPDPVSQEHQRLLMRAAGAAPSQLNSQPWRFVIVEDTATIGQIAAISGESMTRVMAEGTFFERYKRYFRFSEAEMDERRDGMLFDQLPALLRPFTKRVFTPSGQTLMNKLRVPQTLGEENRKLVAGSPMLLGVLLDRAEYRPGELSGFYSVFSMGAAMENLWLTTVELGMGIQFVSFPMEVPANWMRVQSILGVPEDLELMAVYRLGYVPQKQRRPAIDWSSRERKRPSQYVFRDTCATPQQGWD, via the coding sequence GTGGAGTTCCTCGATGTGGTGTTCAACCGCAAAACCACCAATGGTCCGTTCCTGCCCGACCCGGTGAGCCAGGAGCATCAGCGGCTCCTGATGCGGGCGGCCGGCGCAGCTCCCTCCCAGCTGAACAGCCAACCCTGGCGTTTCGTCATCGTCGAGGACACCGCAACCATCGGACAGATTGCGGCAATCAGCGGTGAGAGCATGACGCGAGTGATGGCGGAGGGCACCTTCTTCGAACGCTACAAACGCTACTTCCGGTTCAGTGAAGCAGAGATGGACGAACGCCGTGACGGGATGCTCTTCGATCAGCTGCCCGCGCTGCTTCGGCCCTTCACTAAAAGAGTCTTCACCCCGTCGGGCCAAACGCTGATGAACAAGCTTCGGGTTCCCCAGACACTGGGCGAGGAGAACCGAAAGCTCGTGGCAGGCTCCCCCATGCTCCTCGGCGTTCTGCTCGACAGGGCGGAGTACCGGCCGGGTGAACTGTCCGGCTTCTACTCTGTCTTCAGCATGGGCGCGGCTATGGAGAACCTGTGGCTGACCACGGTTGAACTAGGCATGGGGATCCAGTTCGTTTCGTTCCCCATGGAGGTTCCGGCCAACTGGATGAGGGTCCAGTCCATCCTGGGTGTACCCGAAGACCTCGAGCTCATGGCGGTATACCGGCTTGGCTACGTTCCGCAGAAACAGCGCCGCCCGGCGATCGACTGGTCCAGCCGCGAGCGTAAGCGACCCTCGCAATACGTGTTCCGGGACACGTGTGCCACTCCCCAGCAGGGCTGGGACTGA
- a CDS encoding hemolysin family protein, whose product MSDWMGILWLVVLLIGNAFFVGAEFAVMSARRSQIEPLAEEGSKRARTTLWAMEHVSLMLACAQLGITVCSLLILQVAEPAIHHLMVVPLEAIGLPETLADGVAFGIALALVTFLHVTFGEMVPKNISVSVADKAALFLAPPLVMVAKVVHPVISTLNWTANHILRVMRVQPKDEVTSSFTLEEVQSIVQESTRHGLVDDDAGIISSALEFSGQTAATVMVPLDELVTLSTDTTPEEFEKAVGRTGFSRFVLADEGHNLTGYMHMKDVMTIPDVAYQRPITENKVRTLANLGMDDEIEDALAVMQRTGSHLARVLTPDGKTQGVLFLEDVIEQLVGEIRDATQSQGLRRTGESLHEGSGLRPAGGH is encoded by the coding sequence ATGAGCGACTGGATGGGAATTCTCTGGCTGGTCGTGCTTCTCATCGGCAACGCCTTCTTCGTGGGTGCTGAGTTCGCCGTGATGAGCGCCCGGCGCAGCCAGATCGAACCCCTGGCTGAGGAGGGCTCAAAGCGGGCGCGGACCACGCTGTGGGCAATGGAGCACGTATCACTCATGCTCGCCTGCGCACAGCTGGGTATCACAGTGTGTTCGCTCCTCATCCTCCAGGTTGCGGAGCCGGCCATCCACCACCTGATGGTGGTTCCGCTGGAGGCCATCGGCCTGCCTGAAACCTTGGCGGACGGCGTTGCCTTCGGTATCGCGCTGGCCCTTGTGACCTTCCTGCACGTGACCTTCGGGGAAATGGTCCCGAAGAACATTTCCGTGTCCGTCGCGGACAAGGCGGCGCTTTTCCTTGCGCCCCCGCTGGTCATGGTCGCGAAGGTGGTGCACCCGGTGATCTCGACCCTGAACTGGACGGCGAACCACATCCTGCGCGTCATGCGGGTCCAGCCCAAGGATGAGGTGACTTCTTCCTTCACCCTGGAGGAGGTCCAGTCGATCGTCCAGGAGTCCACGCGGCACGGCCTGGTTGACGACGATGCAGGGATCATCAGCAGTGCGCTCGAGTTCTCGGGCCAGACCGCAGCTACGGTCATGGTCCCGCTGGACGAACTGGTCACCCTCAGCACGGACACCACGCCTGAGGAATTCGAGAAGGCCGTCGGCCGCACCGGATTCTCCCGCTTCGTGCTTGCTGATGAGGGCCATAACCTAACCGGATACATGCATATGAAAGACGTCATGACGATTCCGGATGTGGCTTACCAACGTCCGATCACCGAGAACAAGGTGCGTACGCTGGCCAATCTCGGCATGGACGATGAGATTGAGGATGCCCTTGCTGTCATGCAGCGCACCGGGTCACACCTGGCACGTGTCCTGACGCCGGACGGAAAGACGCAGGGTGTTCTCTTCCTCGAGGACGTCATCGAGCAGCTGGTCGGGGAAATCCGCGACGCGACCCAGAGCCAGGGGCTCCGCCGGACCGGTGAATCCCTGCACGAAGGTAGCGGCCTCCGCCCCGCCGGCGGCCACTAG
- a CDS encoding hemolysin family protein, translated as MEWFYLLAGLLLILGTGFFVAVEFALVALDQTYVQRAVDQGDKHAEPLLRCLKSLSTQLSSCQLGITLTTLLTGYVMEPSVGRLLEAPLASVGVPEALTGSVSLTVAMILATLLSMLIGELVPKNMAIALPFKVGKALARPQLIFTGIFKPAIVVLNGFSNRVLHLFGLEAKEEISGARTPSELASLVRRSAELGTLDQGTATFLARTFSFSERTAADVMTPRIRMEVVESDQTVADVVELARRTGFSRFPLIGDSPDDIRGVVHVKKAVAVPRSRRSELAAGTIMTDVLRVPETVHLDSLLSELREANLQLAVVLDEYGGTAGVVTLEDLVEEIVGEVADEHDKLKPGVLQSAAGNWFFPGIMRPDEVSDQVPHLSVPDDAGYETVGGFIMSVLGRIAQVGDRVDVTGGFLEVERMDGRRIDRVRFVPVEPEGADASDAGAPAAGGAR; from the coding sequence GTGGAGTGGTTCTATCTCCTTGCCGGGTTGCTGCTCATACTCGGAACCGGATTCTTCGTCGCCGTCGAATTCGCGCTCGTTGCGCTCGATCAGACCTACGTCCAGCGCGCGGTGGACCAGGGTGACAAACACGCCGAGCCGCTGCTGCGCTGCCTGAAGTCGCTCTCCACCCAGCTCTCAAGCTGCCAGCTGGGCATCACCCTGACCACCCTGCTCACCGGTTACGTCATGGAGCCGTCCGTTGGCCGGCTGCTCGAGGCTCCGCTGGCGTCCGTCGGTGTTCCCGAAGCACTGACCGGATCAGTCTCACTGACCGTGGCGATGATCCTGGCCACCCTGCTGTCGATGCTGATCGGCGAGCTTGTTCCCAAGAACATGGCGATCGCGCTGCCGTTCAAGGTGGGGAAGGCGCTGGCACGCCCGCAGCTCATCTTCACCGGCATCTTCAAGCCTGCGATCGTGGTCCTCAACGGCTTCTCCAACCGGGTGCTCCACCTCTTCGGCCTTGAGGCCAAGGAGGAAATCTCAGGCGCCCGGACCCCGTCCGAACTGGCTTCGCTGGTTCGGCGTTCGGCCGAGCTCGGCACCCTGGATCAGGGAACCGCCACCTTCCTTGCACGAACCTTCAGCTTCTCGGAGCGCACCGCGGCCGACGTTATGACCCCGCGCATTCGCATGGAAGTGGTCGAATCCGACCAGACGGTTGCCGACGTCGTCGAACTGGCCCGAAGGACCGGATTCTCACGCTTCCCGCTGATCGGCGATTCGCCCGATGACATCCGGGGCGTGGTGCACGTGAAGAAGGCCGTAGCGGTGCCGCGTTCCAGGCGCAGCGAGCTCGCTGCCGGCACCATCATGACGGATGTCCTGCGGGTACCGGAGACGGTCCACCTTGATTCCCTGCTGAGCGAGCTGCGGGAAGCGAACCTTCAGCTCGCCGTCGTGCTTGATGAGTACGGCGGAACGGCGGGCGTGGTGACCCTCGAGGACCTGGTGGAGGAGATTGTGGGCGAGGTCGCCGACGAACACGACAAGCTCAAGCCGGGCGTTCTCCAGAGCGCCGCAGGTAACTGGTTCTTCCCGGGCATCATGCGCCCCGATGAGGTCAGCGACCAGGTTCCCCACCTGAGCGTCCCGGACGATGCGGGTTACGAAACTGTCGGTGGATTCATCATGTCGGTTCTTGGCCGTATCGCCCAGGTCGGTGACCGGGTGGACGTGACCGGCGGGTTCCTTGAGGTTGAACGTATGGACGGGCGCCGGATTGACCGTGTGCGCTTTGTGCCGGTGGAACCGGAGGGCGCTGACGCGTCCGATGCAGGGGCCCCTGCAGCCGGAGGTGCGCGATGA
- a CDS encoding GuaB1 family IMP dehydrogenase-related protein, producing the protein MRFINTPTTDLTYSDVFLVPSSSEVISRFDVDLATDDGTGTTIPLVVANMTAVTGRRMVETVARRGGLAVLPQDIPTHVISEVTQWVKQRHLIFETPLKLQPDNTVIDALHLINKRAHGAVMVVDENNACIGVVRAADCEGVDRFASLESVMRTRPLTLDAELFSADRDSALQQAFEELDAAGTSLAAVSRGGELAGVITRKGALRSTIYQPATDSEGRLRVAAAVGINGDVAAKAAELLEAGVDVLVVDTAHGHQRKMLDALKAVAALDPSVPIVAGNVVSADGVRDLVEAGASIIKVGVGPGAMCTTRMMTAVGRPQFSAVYECSQAAAEMGAHVWADGGVRYPRDVALALAAGASQVMIGSWFAGTYESPGDLQTDSQGRQYKESFGMASARAVQNRTRRDDVFARARKGLFEEGISTSTMYLDPSRPGVEDLLDMITAGVRSSMTYAGARSLAEFRERAIVGVQSAAGYEEGRPLQQSW; encoded by the coding sequence GTGCGTTTCATCAACACGCCCACCACCGACCTCACCTATTCGGACGTCTTCCTGGTTCCGTCCTCGTCGGAGGTGATTTCACGGTTCGACGTCGACCTGGCCACGGATGACGGCACCGGCACCACCATCCCGCTGGTCGTTGCGAACATGACTGCAGTGACAGGCAGGCGGATGGTTGAAACCGTGGCACGGCGGGGCGGGCTCGCGGTGCTTCCCCAGGACATTCCCACCCACGTGATCAGCGAGGTGACCCAGTGGGTGAAGCAGAGGCACCTGATCTTCGAGACTCCGCTGAAGCTCCAGCCGGACAACACGGTCATCGACGCCCTGCACCTGATCAACAAGCGTGCTCACGGGGCCGTGATGGTCGTAGACGAGAACAACGCCTGCATCGGCGTGGTACGCGCCGCGGACTGTGAGGGCGTGGACCGGTTTGCGTCGCTGGAGTCGGTCATGCGTACACGCCCGCTCACTCTGGACGCGGAACTGTTCTCGGCAGACCGGGACTCCGCACTGCAGCAGGCGTTCGAGGAACTCGACGCTGCCGGTACCTCACTGGCTGCCGTATCCCGCGGCGGTGAACTCGCGGGAGTGATTACCCGCAAGGGTGCGCTGCGCTCCACCATCTACCAGCCTGCGACCGACAGCGAGGGCAGGTTGAGGGTGGCGGCCGCCGTCGGAATCAATGGCGACGTGGCCGCAAAGGCCGCCGAGCTGCTGGAGGCCGGCGTGGACGTGCTCGTGGTCGACACGGCCCACGGGCACCAGCGCAAGATGCTCGATGCTCTGAAGGCGGTAGCGGCGCTTGATCCCTCTGTTCCCATCGTTGCCGGGAACGTCGTGAGCGCCGACGGCGTGCGGGACCTTGTGGAGGCCGGTGCGTCCATCATCAAGGTCGGCGTGGGTCCCGGCGCCATGTGCACTACGCGCATGATGACGGCGGTGGGCCGTCCCCAGTTCTCGGCGGTGTACGAATGCTCCCAGGCCGCAGCCGAGATGGGTGCGCATGTGTGGGCCGACGGCGGCGTGCGGTACCCCCGCGATGTCGCCCTCGCGCTTGCGGCCGGCGCCAGCCAGGTGATGATCGGCTCCTGGTTCGCGGGCACCTATGAAAGCCCGGGGGACCTGCAGACAGACAGCCAGGGCCGCCAGTACAAGGAAAGCTTCGGCATGGCCTCGGCCCGCGCGGTCCAGAACCGTACCCGCCGCGACGACGTGTTCGCCCGTGCCCGCAAGGGCTTGTTCGAGGAGGGCATTTCCACCTCGACCATGTACCTCGATCCCTCCCGCCCAGGCGTGGAAGACCTGCTGGACATGATCACCGCCGGCGTCCGCAGTTCGATGACCTACGCCGGGGCGCGGTCGCTTGCCGAGTTCAGGGAAAGGGCCATCGTGGGCGTGCAGTCCGCGGCAGGATACGAAGAGGGCCGTCCGCTCCAGCAGAGCTGGTAG
- a CDS encoding multifunctional oxoglutarate decarboxylase/oxoglutarate dehydrogenase thiamine pyrophosphate-binding subunit/dihydrolipoyllysine-residue succinyltransferase subunit — protein sequence MPQQPNHRLPEEFGGNEWLVDELYEQFRQDRNSVDKRWWSLFESFDADSAGAENGRHAAQQTAPSTNPNPPTRELPVVGTEKNEPKASGESPAATQASGTPPVAKEAPAAKPASAQPAEAKPAAAKPAAKAESKPEKAPIPAQLPKSDLSPEMEEDTVTVLRGPAKAIATNMDMSLTVPTATSVRAVPAKLLIDNRVVINNHLERARGGKVSFTHIIGYAIIRALAQFPSQNVYYDVIDGKPAAVQPAHVNFGLAIDMPKPDGSRLLVVPNIKKAETMNFSEFWHAYEDLVKRARAGKLGADDYAGTTVSLTNPGGIGTVHSVPRLSKGQACIIGAGALEYPAEFQGASEKTLAQHAISKTITLTSTYDHRVIQGAGSGEFLRIIHKLLLGEQNFYDEIFESLRIPYEPVRWSADIQVDPMDEINKVARIQQLIHAYRVRGHLMADTNPLEYVQRKHADLDVRTHGLTLWDLDREWPTGGFGGKPSLKFRTILGVLRDAYCRTTGIEYMHIQDPEERQWFQDELEHPYSKPSREEQFRILHRLNAAEAFETFLQTKFVGQKRFSLEGGESLIPLLDAILSDAADDGLDEVAIGMAHRGRLNVLTNIAGKTYAQVFREFEGTQDPRSVQGSGDVKYHLGTEGTYTSDSGNETKVYLAANPSHLEAVDSVLEGIVRAKQDRLDQGDNFPVLPILVHGDAAFAGQGVVAETLNLSQLRGYRTGGTIHIIVNNQVGFTTSPTSSRSSVYSTDVAKMVQAPIFHVNGDDPEAVVRVAQLAYRFRQRFNKDVVIDMVCYRRRGHNEGDDPSMTQPMMYNLIEAKRSVRKLYTEALIGRGDISQEEAEQALRDYQERLERVFAETHAAQTSPIPVVTKDAAAISDIERPIAQRTDNGVGVPASTAITAETLAHIGKAHVNFPEGFTVHPKLKALLEKREQMSREGGIDWGFGEIAAFGSLLMEGVPVRLAGQDSRRGTFVQRHAVFHDRANGNEWLPLGDLSEGQAKFWIYDSLLSEYAALGFEYGYSVERPDALVLWEAQFGDFVNGAQTIIDEFITSAEQKWGQRSSLVVMLPHGYEGQGPDHSSARIERFLQMCAEDNMVVANPTSAASHFHLLRRQAYSRPRKPLIIFTPKQLLRLKAAASSVEDFTQGSFQPVIKDTAGLNPADVTRVLLVSGRLYYDLAAARTKTGDTSTAIVRVEQLAPLPVDEIKAAVAAYPNADLVWAQDEPANQGPWPFIGLNLPQHLDRQLQLVSRPASASTATGSAKHHAVEQEILIKKAFNRS from the coding sequence GTGCCACAACAACCCAACCACCGTCTACCCGAAGAGTTCGGCGGAAACGAATGGCTTGTGGATGAGCTGTATGAGCAGTTCCGGCAAGACAGGAATTCAGTAGACAAGAGGTGGTGGAGTCTTTTCGAATCCTTCGACGCCGACAGCGCAGGCGCGGAGAACGGACGGCACGCGGCGCAGCAAACCGCCCCCTCCACCAACCCGAATCCCCCCACCCGCGAACTGCCGGTGGTCGGGACGGAGAAGAACGAACCCAAGGCCTCGGGCGAATCACCGGCCGCCACACAGGCATCCGGCACTCCCCCGGTGGCCAAGGAAGCTCCGGCGGCGAAGCCCGCTTCGGCTCAGCCGGCTGAAGCCAAGCCCGCGGCAGCAAAGCCTGCAGCAAAAGCCGAGAGCAAGCCGGAGAAGGCACCCATCCCCGCCCAGCTTCCGAAGTCGGATCTGAGCCCGGAGATGGAGGAGGACACGGTCACCGTCCTGCGCGGGCCCGCAAAGGCCATCGCCACAAACATGGACATGAGCCTGACCGTCCCCACCGCCACCAGCGTGCGCGCGGTTCCCGCCAAGCTGCTCATCGACAACCGTGTTGTCATCAACAACCACCTTGAGCGTGCCCGCGGTGGGAAGGTGTCCTTCACGCACATTATCGGTTACGCGATCATCCGTGCCCTTGCGCAGTTCCCGTCGCAGAACGTCTACTACGACGTCATTGACGGGAAGCCTGCCGCCGTCCAGCCGGCTCACGTGAACTTCGGCCTGGCAATCGATATGCCCAAGCCGGACGGCAGCCGCCTCCTGGTTGTGCCGAACATCAAGAAGGCCGAGACAATGAACTTCTCGGAGTTCTGGCATGCCTACGAGGATCTGGTGAAGCGGGCACGGGCAGGCAAGCTCGGAGCGGACGACTACGCCGGCACCACCGTTTCGCTGACAAACCCCGGCGGCATCGGCACTGTCCATTCCGTTCCCCGGCTCTCCAAGGGCCAGGCGTGCATCATCGGCGCAGGTGCGCTTGAGTACCCCGCCGAATTCCAGGGTGCCAGCGAGAAGACCCTCGCGCAGCACGCGATCAGCAAGACGATCACGCTTACCTCGACCTACGACCACCGTGTCATTCAGGGCGCAGGCAGCGGCGAGTTCCTGCGGATCATCCACAAGCTCCTGCTCGGCGAGCAGAACTTTTATGACGAGATCTTCGAATCCCTGCGAATCCCGTATGAGCCGGTGCGGTGGAGTGCTGACATCCAGGTTGATCCCATGGATGAGATCAACAAGGTTGCGCGCATCCAGCAGCTCATTCATGCCTACCGGGTACGCGGCCACCTCATGGCAGACACCAACCCGCTCGAGTACGTCCAGCGCAAGCACGCGGACCTTGACGTCCGCACGCACGGCCTGACGCTCTGGGACCTGGACCGTGAATGGCCCACCGGCGGATTCGGCGGAAAGCCGTCGCTGAAGTTCCGCACCATCCTCGGTGTGCTGCGTGATGCCTACTGCAGGACCACCGGCATCGAATACATGCACATCCAGGATCCCGAGGAGCGCCAGTGGTTCCAGGATGAGCTGGAGCACCCCTACTCCAAGCCCAGCCGGGAAGAGCAGTTCCGTATCCTTCACCGGTTGAACGCAGCCGAAGCATTCGAGACCTTCCTTCAGACCAAGTTCGTTGGCCAGAAGAGGTTCTCGCTTGAGGGCGGCGAGTCCCTTATCCCGCTGCTCGATGCAATCCTGTCCGACGCCGCCGACGACGGCCTGGACGAGGTAGCAATCGGCATGGCCCACCGCGGGCGCCTGAACGTACTGACGAACATCGCCGGCAAGACCTACGCCCAGGTGTTCCGCGAGTTCGAAGGCACCCAGGACCCTCGCTCAGTGCAGGGCTCGGGCGATGTGAAGTACCACCTCGGCACCGAGGGCACCTACACATCGGACAGCGGCAACGAGACCAAGGTCTACCTCGCGGCCAACCCGTCCCACCTCGAGGCTGTGGACTCGGTCCTCGAAGGTATTGTCCGCGCCAAGCAGGACCGCCTCGACCAGGGAGACAACTTCCCCGTCCTGCCGATCCTCGTGCACGGCGACGCCGCGTTCGCGGGACAGGGCGTGGTGGCGGAAACGCTCAACCTCTCCCAGCTTCGCGGTTACCGCACCGGCGGAACCATCCACATCATCGTGAACAACCAGGTCGGGTTCACCACCTCGCCCACCTCCTCGCGGTCCTCGGTCTACTCGACCGACGTTGCGAAGATGGTCCAGGCACCGATCTTCCACGTGAACGGTGACGATCCCGAGGCAGTGGTCCGCGTAGCGCAGCTTGCCTACCGGTTCCGGCAGCGCTTCAACAAGGACGTCGTCATCGACATGGTGTGCTACCGCAGGCGCGGGCACAACGAGGGCGACGACCCGTCGATGACCCAGCCCATGATGTACAACCTCATCGAAGCGAAGCGCTCGGTCCGCAAGCTGTACACCGAGGCCCTCATCGGGCGCGGCGACATCAGCCAGGAAGAGGCGGAGCAGGCGTTGCGCGACTACCAGGAGCGCCTGGAGCGTGTCTTCGCTGAGACGCACGCGGCCCAGACCTCGCCGATCCCGGTTGTCACCAAGGACGCCGCTGCCATCTCCGACATCGAGCGCCCCATCGCCCAGCGCACCGACAACGGTGTGGGCGTCCCGGCAAGCACGGCCATCACCGCTGAAACCCTTGCGCACATCGGCAAGGCACACGTGAACTTCCCAGAAGGATTCACGGTGCACCCGAAGCTCAAGGCGCTGCTGGAGAAGCGCGAGCAGATGTCACGGGAAGGCGGAATCGACTGGGGCTTCGGCGAGATCGCTGCATTCGGCTCGCTCCTGATGGAGGGCGTCCCCGTGCGCCTCGCCGGACAGGACTCCCGCCGCGGCACCTTCGTTCAGCGCCACGCCGTCTTCCATGACCGCGCCAACGGCAACGAGTGGCTGCCGCTGGGAGATCTCAGCGAGGGCCAGGCCAAGTTCTGGATCTACGACTCCCTGCTCTCCGAGTACGCCGCCCTCGGCTTCGAATACGGCTACTCGGTCGAACGCCCGGACGCACTGGTTCTGTGGGAAGCGCAGTTCGGTGACTTCGTGAATGGCGCGCAGACCATCATTGACGAGTTCATCACCTCGGCCGAGCAGAAGTGGGGCCAGCGATCCTCGCTGGTCGTCATGCTGCCGCACGGCTACGAAGGACAGGGACCGGACCACTCGTCTGCGCGGATCGAGCGATTCCTGCAGATGTGCGCCGAGGACAACATGGTCGTGGCAAACCCCACCAGCGCTGCCTCGCACTTCCATCTCCTCCGTCGTCAGGCATACAGCCGCCCGCGGAAGCCGCTCATCATCTTCACGCCCAAGCAGCTCCTGCGGCTGAAGGCAGCAGCAAGCAGCGTCGAAGACTTCACGCAGGGCAGCTTCCAGCCGGTCATCAAGGACACCGCGGGTCTGAATCCTGCAGATGTCACCAGGGTGCTGCTGGTCTCGGGCCGGCTGTACTACGACCTGGCCGCGGCCCGGACGAAGACCGGCGACACCTCCACCGCGATCGTAAGGGTGGAGCAGCTCGCACCGCTGCCCGTGGACGAGATTAAGGCTGCTGTCGCTGCCTACCCCAACGCGGATCTTGTATGGGCGCAGGACGAGCCGGCGAACCAGGGACCTTGGCCTTTCATCGGGCTGAACCTGCCGCAGCATCTTGACCGTCAGCTGCAGCTGGTCTCCCGCCCGGCATCGGCCTCGACCGCAACCGGTTCTGCCAAGCACCACGCGGTGGAGCAGGAAATCCTCATCAAGAAGGCATTCAACCGCAGCTAG
- a CDS encoding GDSL-type esterase/lipase family protein, protein MEQRRIRLAAVGDELLAGLGDPRALGWFGRVLARTSSDGAVLEPFGLPAPGEGTEALASRWLEEAGRRFAPDAENRLLIALSDRDLDLDISTARSRLNLANILDGAAQMSIKVLVVGPPPGLDPERNRRLADLSAAFADVTTRRKHVYVDTFTPLHAHEQWRSDLAANGGAPGQAGYGLMAWLVLHRGWFQWLEIPAPA, encoded by the coding sequence GTGGAACAGCGCAGAATCAGGCTTGCCGCCGTCGGAGACGAGCTTCTCGCGGGGTTGGGCGATCCGCGCGCGCTCGGCTGGTTCGGCAGGGTTCTGGCGAGGACCTCGTCGGATGGCGCAGTTCTCGAGCCCTTCGGCCTGCCCGCCCCAGGAGAGGGAACCGAGGCGTTGGCGTCGCGGTGGCTGGAGGAAGCTGGGCGGCGATTCGCGCCCGACGCGGAGAACCGTCTGCTGATTGCTCTCTCGGACAGGGACCTGGACCTGGACATTTCCACGGCCCGGAGCAGGCTGAACCTGGCTAACATTTTGGACGGTGCGGCCCAGATGAGCATCAAGGTGCTCGTTGTGGGACCGCCGCCGGGACTCGACCCGGAGCGGAACAGGCGCCTGGCCGATCTGTCGGCCGCGTTCGCCGACGTGACAACCCGCCGCAAGCATGTCTACGTCGACACCTTCACCCCGCTGCATGCCCACGAGCAGTGGCGCTCGGACCTGGCTGCCAACGGCGGTGCTCCCGGGCAGGCCGGCTACGGCCTTATGGCCTGGCTGGTCCTACACCGCGGCTGGTTCCAGTGGTTGGAGATTCCCGCGCCGGCCTGA